A genomic region of Planococcus kocurii contains the following coding sequences:
- the pheA gene encoding prephenate dehydratase — translation MTGHAVSKRISYLGPEASFTHLAATKVFPGETLVPFTTIPECIEAVAEGSVDYAVVPLENALEGSVPLTVDYLFHEAQLYVTAEVLSSIEQHLLVHPENRNAESFEAIYSHPHALAQCHKYLFYTYKNTPLEQYSSTAAAAKMVSELPERNIAAIGNEFSAHKYGLDILQRDIHDFHFNHTRFFVLSKSDHKLTDPAHDDQIKTTLMITPPDDDRSGVLHQILSVFAWRRLNLSKIESRPLKTGLGDYFFIADVLAEEKDAMMRGAFEELAALGCTVKTLGSYYTYK, via the coding sequence ATGACTGGACACGCTGTAAGTAAACGAATTTCATATTTAGGGCCGGAAGCGTCATTTACACACCTTGCGGCAACAAAAGTTTTCCCCGGAGAGACACTGGTACCTTTTACAACCATTCCTGAATGCATAGAAGCAGTGGCAGAAGGCAGCGTAGATTACGCTGTCGTGCCGCTGGAAAATGCGTTAGAAGGATCGGTTCCACTGACTGTGGATTATTTATTCCACGAAGCGCAATTGTATGTGACGGCTGAAGTATTATCTTCAATCGAACAACATTTGTTGGTGCACCCTGAAAACCGCAACGCGGAATCGTTTGAAGCGATTTATTCGCATCCACACGCTTTGGCGCAATGCCACAAATACCTTTTTTATACATACAAAAATACGCCGTTAGAACAATACAGTTCAACAGCGGCTGCAGCTAAAATGGTTTCGGAATTACCGGAACGCAACATCGCAGCGATTGGCAATGAATTCTCTGCGCATAAATACGGGTTGGATATTTTGCAACGGGATATTCACGATTTCCATTTTAACCATACCCGCTTTTTCGTGTTGTCAAAGTCTGATCACAAACTGACAGACCCGGCGCATGACGATCAAATCAAAACAACGTTAATGATTACGCCACCAGATGATGACCGTTCGGGTGTCTTGCACCAAATTTTGTCTGTTTTTGCATGGCGCCGCCTAAACTTGAGTAAAATCGAGTCACGTCCATTGAAAACGGGGCTAGGTGATTATTTCTTTATTGCGGACGTCTTAGCAGAAGAAAAAGATGCGATGATGCGTGGGGCTTTTGAAGAGCTTGCCGCTCTTGGGTGCACCGTTAAAACACTCGGATCGTACTACACGTACAAATGA
- the ruvA gene encoding Holliday junction branch migration protein RuvA: protein MYDYIKGKVTRVTPEYLVIEQQGIGWQIFAPNPYSFGTEDLQVFLHHHVREDAQLLFGFPTFEQRELFRKLISVSGIGPKGALAILASGQPQHVIEAIEREDESYLVKFPGVGKKTARQMILDLKGKLTEFFGDPFDSEETTTLLSNDLVELEEAMLALGALGYSEREINKVKPQLRELDLDTEGFMKKALQLLLKQN, encoded by the coding sequence ATGTACGATTACATAAAAGGCAAAGTTACACGCGTAACGCCTGAATATTTAGTGATAGAACAGCAAGGAATCGGCTGGCAGATTTTCGCACCCAATCCGTATTCGTTTGGCACAGAAGATTTGCAAGTGTTCTTGCATCACCACGTGCGTGAAGACGCGCAGTTGTTATTTGGCTTTCCGACATTTGAGCAACGTGAATTGTTTCGTAAGCTAATTTCGGTATCGGGTATTGGTCCAAAAGGTGCGCTCGCTATTTTGGCCAGTGGACAACCGCAACACGTCATCGAAGCGATCGAACGCGAAGATGAATCGTATTTAGTAAAATTCCCTGGAGTCGGCAAAAAAACAGCTCGTCAAATGATTTTGGATTTGAAAGGCAAGTTGACTGAGTTTTTCGGTGATCCATTCGATTCAGAAGAAACTACCACGCTCTTATCAAACGACCTGGTTGAGCTTGAAGAAGCGATGCTAGCACTTGGAGCTCTCGGGTATTCAGAACGTGAAATCAATAAAGTGAAACCACAATTGCGCGAGTTGGATTTAGATACCGAAGGCTTTATGAAAAAAGCACTGCAGCTATTGCTTAAACAAAACTGA
- the recJ gene encoding single-stranded-DNA-specific exonuclease RecJ, with protein MGEKLAIDSKAYLSLYGVTSTTVMMTVLQDLGADVSFMIPNRFKHGYGPNSELFQQAFDQGTKLIVTVDNGISGIEQVDFANALGMDVIISDHHDIGDQLPNALAVVHPRHPQGHYPFGELAGVGVAFKIAHALYEEIPDHLIELTAIGTVADLVPLHGENRIFVKEGLAALIDSPSPAIAALCEVSGVKQQDITEETIGFMFGPRINAIGRLQDADPAVRMFLTEDPAEARSLASGLDVLNKERQAIVKKISEEAMQQVEQRYPDGVPHVLVVAQEGWNPGVVGIVASKLTEKFYRPSIVLSVDPETNKAKGSARSIEGFHLYNELAKNRDILPHFGGHPMAAGMTLAASDVDDLRERLNKQAEISLTEEELLPVVNIDIPLRLDEIDITAIESMRLLAPFGMGFAKPKFYLEGVHVASIRKIGAAQNHLKMELTQQAASIDAVGFGLGSVGDELTPDVKIDVIGDLQVNEWNGRKKPQLMVEDVRTDQWQLFDIRGIRQVSRWSKLIPKENQVFLAFKEETPALFQSLLAQPICTVAQVKAMSGSKDHLVLLDLPESEEQLVSVLANMKPKRVYAHFHAKDSQYFEQIPTREQFKWLFSFIKKRGTFDFTKHCDELAKHKGWTRESLFFMLQVFFELGFVTLNNGITEIAQSPSKQDLSEAPIYKRREQQIALEQKLLYASYKDLKEWFDATVSAKEEQIWI; from the coding sequence GTGGGGGAAAAGCTGGCGATAGACTCAAAGGCTTACCTATCACTATATGGTGTCACCAGTACAACCGTCATGATGACCGTATTACAAGATCTAGGGGCCGATGTGTCCTTTATGATACCGAACCGCTTTAAGCATGGGTACGGACCGAATAGTGAACTGTTTCAACAAGCATTTGATCAGGGTACGAAACTAATTGTCACGGTAGATAATGGCATTTCAGGAATCGAACAAGTTGATTTTGCTAACGCTTTAGGGATGGACGTTATTATTAGTGATCATCACGATATCGGTGACCAATTACCAAATGCACTAGCGGTTGTTCACCCGCGTCATCCACAAGGCCACTATCCGTTTGGTGAACTGGCTGGAGTTGGTGTAGCGTTTAAAATAGCACACGCACTGTACGAGGAAATTCCAGACCACTTGATTGAACTAACCGCGATCGGTACGGTGGCCGATCTTGTTCCGCTTCACGGGGAAAACCGAATTTTTGTTAAAGAAGGACTAGCTGCACTTATCGATTCACCGAGTCCTGCGATTGCTGCATTGTGCGAAGTATCAGGCGTTAAACAGCAAGACATTACAGAAGAAACAATCGGCTTTATGTTTGGACCGCGCATTAATGCCATTGGACGTTTGCAAGATGCTGATCCAGCTGTTCGCATGTTCTTAACAGAAGACCCAGCAGAAGCACGTTCACTGGCTTCAGGGTTAGACGTGTTAAACAAAGAGCGGCAAGCGATTGTGAAGAAAATTTCAGAAGAAGCGATGCAGCAAGTTGAACAGCGTTATCCGGACGGTGTGCCGCATGTGTTAGTGGTCGCTCAAGAAGGCTGGAACCCGGGTGTTGTTGGAATCGTTGCCTCGAAACTAACAGAAAAATTTTATCGCCCGTCTATTGTTTTGTCGGTAGATCCTGAAACCAACAAAGCAAAAGGTTCTGCTCGCAGTATTGAAGGCTTTCATTTGTATAACGAACTTGCTAAAAACCGCGACATTTTGCCTCATTTCGGAGGCCATCCAATGGCGGCGGGTATGACGCTTGCGGCAAGTGACGTCGATGATTTGCGTGAGCGCTTAAACAAACAAGCGGAAATTAGCTTAACTGAAGAAGAGTTATTGCCTGTTGTCAACATCGATATTCCGCTCCGTCTTGACGAAATCGACATAACGGCAATCGAGTCCATGCGCTTACTTGCTCCTTTTGGAATGGGCTTTGCTAAGCCGAAATTTTATCTTGAAGGGGTCCATGTGGCATCCATTCGCAAAATTGGAGCTGCCCAAAATCACTTGAAGATGGAACTGACACAGCAAGCAGCTTCTATAGACGCTGTTGGTTTTGGTCTCGGTTCGGTTGGTGATGAATTAACACCGGATGTCAAAATAGATGTTATCGGTGATTTACAGGTCAATGAATGGAATGGTCGGAAAAAACCGCAATTGATGGTGGAAGATGTTCGTACAGATCAATGGCAATTATTTGATATTCGCGGCATTCGCCAAGTATCGCGTTGGTCAAAGTTGATCCCGAAAGAAAATCAAGTATTCCTAGCGTTTAAAGAAGAAACACCCGCATTATTCCAGTCCCTATTGGCTCAACCCATTTGCACTGTTGCTCAAGTAAAAGCCATGTCAGGAAGTAAAGACCACTTGGTGTTATTGGATTTACCGGAATCAGAAGAGCAATTGGTATCTGTTTTAGCAAATATGAAGCCAAAGCGGGTGTATGCTCATTTCCATGCGAAAGATTCTCAGTATTTTGAACAGATTCCCACACGTGAACAATTTAAATGGCTGTTTTCGTTTATTAAAAAACGCGGGACTTTTGACTTTACTAAACATTGTGACGAACTGGCGAAACACAAAGGTTGGACGCGGGAGTCATTATTTTTCATGCTGCAGGTGTTTTTTGAACTCGGTTTTGTTACACTTAACAATGGCATTACCGAGATTGCGCAATCGCCAAGCAAACAGGATTTGTCAGAAGCGCCGATTTACAAACGTCGCGAGCAGCAGATTGCTCTGGAGCAGAAGCTTTTGTATGCGTCTTATAAAGATTTAAAAGAGTGGTTCGATGCGACAGTGTCTGCCAAGGAGGAACAAATATGGATTTAA
- a CDS encoding post-transcriptional regulator: protein MTSYPHQFEFVLPALESKCSEFHHFQYDTFTEADLWEFCVKKKWRKKDIETMHLYEMINDIMDMTASDFLAYHQVEALKKARWNDVSTLENIEHLLRPSPKK from the coding sequence ATGACGAGTTATCCCCATCAATTTGAATTCGTTTTGCCGGCACTCGAAAGCAAATGCAGTGAATTCCACCACTTTCAATACGATACATTTACAGAAGCCGATTTATGGGAATTTTGTGTTAAGAAAAAATGGCGAAAAAAAGATATAGAGACGATGCACCTTTACGAAATGATTAATGACATTATGGATATGACTGCTTCGGATTTTTTAGCTTACCACCAAGTAGAAGCGCTAAAAAAAGCGCGTTGGAATGACGTCAGCACACTTGAAAATATCGAACACCTTTTAAGACCGTCTCCGAAAAAATAA
- the secDF gene encoding protein translocase subunit SecDF — MKARGRIIAFFLLVIALIGIIGTTSLPIAKDIKLGLDLQGGFEVLYEVTALEDGQEITESVLTDTTDALMNRINVLGVSEPVIQIEGDNRIRVQLAGVEDQSSARELLSTEANLTFRDAEDNLLLAGNDLKQGGATGTFDSNGNPIVTLELNDPGKFAEVTESISQMPAPDNVLVIWLDFEEGVDSFAEERLKADPKFVSAPSVSQRISSPSVEISGSFTVEETQNLSGILNAGALPVSLTEIYSTSVGAQFGEQALDQTMVAAAVGIALVLLFMLIYYRLPGMVAVVTLSAYVYLILLVFEWIGGVLTLPGIAAIMLGVGMAVDANIITYERIREEMRVGKSVKEAFKVGARSSFSAIIDANVTTLLAAIVLFYFGTSSVKGFATLLIISILVSFLTAVWGSRLLLGLWVNSGALDHKPGLFGLKKSVIHSPEEGLEITDLSTRFDRFDFAGNRNKFFLASIVLIVAGMAVLGVFRLNLGIDFSSGTRVEIASEAALTKEEVQSFLDGAGFETDDIVISGDESNIGVARYNEEFSQEEINSLKATATEEFGSEPNVSTVSATVGQELAKNALYALSIAALGIIIYVAFRFEWRMGVASVVALIHDAFFIVAIFSMLRLEVDITFIAAVLTIIGYSINDTIVTFDRIRENMKRMKKIDSVEQLEKIVNVSLRQTLGRSVNTVLTVLLVVIALLIFGAPSITNFSIALLIGLIAGTYSSIFIAAQLWLVLKKGELKKKGPIDIEKKEQESKWGSDEPVV, encoded by the coding sequence ATGAAAGCAAGAGGTCGTATTATTGCCTTTTTCTTACTAGTCATTGCACTGATAGGAATTATTGGCACTACGAGTTTACCCATCGCAAAAGACATTAAATTAGGGTTGGATTTACAAGGTGGTTTTGAAGTGCTTTACGAAGTGACAGCACTTGAAGACGGCCAAGAAATTACAGAAAGTGTGTTGACGGACACAACCGATGCATTGATGAACCGAATCAACGTACTCGGTGTCAGTGAGCCCGTTATTCAGATTGAAGGAGACAACCGCATTCGTGTTCAATTAGCGGGAGTCGAAGATCAATCGTCAGCGCGTGAATTGCTGTCGACTGAAGCAAATTTAACGTTCCGTGATGCGGAAGATAATTTGCTGCTTGCTGGAAATGACTTGAAGCAAGGTGGCGCAACGGGAACTTTTGATTCGAATGGCAATCCTATTGTCACATTGGAATTAAATGACCCAGGAAAATTTGCCGAAGTGACAGAAAGTATTTCGCAAATGCCAGCACCTGACAATGTCTTGGTCATCTGGCTTGATTTTGAAGAAGGTGTCGATTCGTTCGCAGAAGAACGCTTAAAAGCAGATCCGAAATTTGTTTCAGCACCGAGTGTTAGTCAGCGTATTTCATCACCATCTGTTGAAATTTCAGGATCGTTTACTGTAGAAGAAACACAAAATCTATCAGGAATCTTGAATGCAGGTGCTTTGCCGGTAAGTTTGACAGAAATCTACTCGACTTCAGTTGGTGCTCAGTTTGGTGAACAAGCACTTGATCAGACGATGGTCGCAGCTGCTGTCGGTATAGCATTAGTGTTACTATTTATGCTTATTTATTACCGCTTACCAGGAATGGTCGCAGTGGTTACGTTGTCAGCGTATGTGTACTTAATTCTGTTGGTATTTGAATGGATTGGCGGCGTTCTGACGTTACCAGGTATCGCGGCAATCATGCTCGGTGTCGGGATGGCAGTAGATGCCAACATCATCACGTATGAGCGAATTCGTGAAGAAATGCGTGTCGGCAAGTCAGTAAAAGAAGCTTTCAAAGTCGGGGCACGTTCGTCATTCTCGGCAATTATTGATGCCAACGTGACGACCTTATTGGCAGCGATTGTTTTGTTCTATTTCGGAACAAGTTCCGTCAAAGGGTTTGCGACGCTATTGATTATCTCTATTTTGGTCAGCTTTTTAACAGCTGTTTGGGGATCACGTCTATTGCTTGGTCTATGGGTCAACAGCGGAGCACTCGACCACAAACCCGGATTGTTTGGGTTAAAAAAATCAGTTATCCACTCACCAGAAGAAGGTTTAGAAATTACCGATCTTTCAACTCGTTTTGACCGGTTTGATTTTGCAGGCAATCGCAATAAATTCTTCTTGGCTTCGATTGTTTTAATCGTTGCTGGAATGGCTGTTCTTGGTGTGTTCCGTTTGAACTTAGGAATCGATTTCTCGAGTGGAACACGTGTTGAAATTGCTTCAGAAGCAGCATTGACGAAAGAAGAAGTACAAAGCTTCTTAGATGGTGCGGGCTTTGAAACAGACGATATCGTCATTTCAGGTGATGAATCGAATATCGGTGTAGCTCGTTACAATGAAGAATTTAGTCAAGAAGAAATCAATAGCTTGAAAGCGACAGCTACTGAAGAATTTGGTTCTGAACCAAACGTTTCAACGGTATCAGCCACAGTCGGTCAGGAATTGGCAAAAAATGCATTGTATGCATTGTCCATTGCTGCGCTTGGCATAATTATATATGTAGCTTTCCGTTTTGAATGGCGTATGGGTGTGGCATCGGTTGTTGCATTAATTCACGATGCATTCTTTATCGTTGCTATTTTCAGTATGCTCCGACTAGAAGTAGACATTACCTTTATCGCAGCGGTATTGACCATTATCGGTTACTCGATCAATGATACGATTGTGACATTTGACCGAATCCGTGAAAACATGAAACGCATGAAAAAAATTGATTCAGTAGAACAATTGGAAAAAATCGTTAACGTATCGCTTCGTCAAACGCTTGGTCGATCGGTAAATACGGTATTAACGGTATTATTAGTCGTAATCGCGCTATTAATTTTTGGTGCGCCATCGATTACAAACTTCTCCATCGCGTTATTAATCGGTTTGATTGCCGGTACCTATTCTTCGATCTTTATTGCAGCGCAGCTATGGCTAGTGCTGAAAAAAGGGGAGTTGAAGAAAAAAGGACCGATTGATATCGAGAAGAAAGAACAAGAATCTAAATGGGGTTCTGATGAGCCTGTAGTATAA
- a CDS encoding transcription repressor NadR, whose amino-acid sequence MKKLFGEQRRQFLLEKIKSSNEPMTGSDLAALANVSRQVIVGDMTLLKAKGEPIIATSQGYLFLAERVTELATRRIACRHQGEDTERELKLLVRAGVTVKDVSIEHPVYGELTAGIHVATVEQVEAFMQRVHDTGASYLLELTDGTHLHTITAANHVTLEKAISDMRDNGFLLEESE is encoded by the coding sequence ATGAAAAAACTATTCGGTGAACAACGGCGCCAGTTTCTGTTGGAAAAAATAAAATCGTCAAACGAACCCATGACGGGCAGTGATTTGGCTGCATTGGCAAACGTGTCACGACAAGTGATCGTTGGTGACATGACCTTGCTCAAAGCAAAAGGCGAGCCAATTATCGCCACTAGCCAAGGCTATTTGTTCCTAGCGGAGCGCGTGACTGAACTAGCTACCCGGCGCATCGCTTGCCGCCACCAAGGTGAAGACACCGAACGCGAGTTAAAACTTTTGGTCCGAGCAGGCGTTACCGTAAAAGATGTGTCGATTGAGCATCCGGTATACGGTGAACTAACCGCTGGTATTCACGTAGCAACAGTCGAACAAGTCGAGGCCTTTATGCAACGCGTCCATGACACCGGTGCTAGTTATTTGCTGGAGCTAACAGACGGCACACATCTTCATACCATTACAGCAGCAAATCACGTGACACTTGAAAAAGCCATCAGTGATATGCGAGACAATGGATTTTTGCTAGAGGAAAGCGAATAA
- the queA gene encoding tRNA preQ1(34) S-adenosylmethionine ribosyltransferase-isomerase QueA codes for MTKLTTPNTTLNIQDYDFDLPEELIAQTPLLDRTSSRLLVMNKETGQTSHRHFRDIIDYLHKGDTLVLNDTRVLPARLMGVKEDTGANIELLLLKQVEDDVWETLTKPAKKVKVGTVVSFGDGLLRAECTGILDHGGRHFKMIYDGIFYEILDQLGEMPLPPYIREKLEDQDRYQTVFAKERGSAAAPTAGLHFTDELLEQIRDKGVNIAFITLHVGLGTFRPVSVDSIEDHEMHSEFYRIPKETADLINKTKQNGGRIVSVGTTSTRTLESVAQKFDGRLQEDSGWTDIFIFPGYEFKAVDGLITNFHLPKSTLVMLVSALSSRDYILNAYNQAVDERYRFFSFGDAMFIEPQKKETHP; via the coding sequence ATGACAAAACTAACTACACCAAACACAACATTAAACATACAAGATTATGATTTTGACTTGCCTGAAGAATTGATTGCACAAACACCGTTACTTGACCGGACGTCAAGTCGTCTATTGGTGATGAATAAAGAAACAGGACAGACGTCGCACCGCCACTTCCGTGACATTATCGACTATTTGCATAAAGGCGATACACTCGTATTAAACGATACGCGCGTGTTACCTGCACGGTTAATGGGCGTCAAAGAAGACACAGGTGCCAACATCGAATTATTGCTATTAAAGCAAGTGGAGGACGATGTGTGGGAAACGCTGACGAAGCCTGCGAAAAAAGTGAAAGTCGGAACGGTTGTTTCTTTTGGCGATGGCTTGTTGCGTGCTGAATGTACCGGCATATTAGATCACGGTGGCCGTCATTTTAAAATGATTTACGACGGAATTTTTTACGAAATTTTGGATCAGCTCGGCGAAATGCCGTTGCCGCCTTATATCCGCGAAAAATTAGAAGACCAAGACCGTTATCAAACTGTTTTTGCAAAAGAGCGAGGAAGTGCTGCAGCTCCAACTGCTGGACTTCATTTTACCGATGAGTTGCTGGAACAAATTCGTGACAAAGGCGTGAACATCGCATTTATCACACTTCATGTGGGCCTCGGAACTTTCCGTCCGGTGTCGGTCGATTCGATCGAAGACCACGAAATGCATTCGGAATTTTACCGAATACCAAAAGAAACAGCCGATTTGATCAATAAAACCAAACAGAATGGTGGACGAATTGTGTCGGTTGGCACCACGTCCACACGGACACTTGAATCGGTCGCTCAAAAATTTGACGGCAGGCTACAAGAAGATAGTGGCTGGACGGATATTTTTATTTTTCCGGGTTATGAATTCAAAGCGGTAGACGGCTTAATTACCAATTTCCATTTGCCGAAATCGACATTGGTCATGCTCGTTAGCGCATTGTCGAGCCGCGATTATATCTTAAACGCCTACAACCAAGCAGTAGATGAACGTTACCGCTTTTTCAGCTTTGGCGATGCGATGTTTATTGAACCACAGAAAAAGGAGACTCATCCATGA
- the tgt gene encoding tRNA guanosine(34) transglycosylase Tgt: MTAAVTYEHIKTCKQTGARLGIVHTPHGSFETPAFMPVGTQATVKTMSPEELKAMNAGIILSNTYHLWLRPGNDVIKEAGGLHKFMNWDRPILTDSGGFQVFSLSEFRNIKEEGVHFRNHMNGDKLFLSPEKAMHIQNDLGSDIMMAFDECPPFPATHEYMKSSVERTSRWAERCLEAHQRPQDQALFGIIQGGEFEDLRKQSAQDLVSLDFPGYAIGGLSVGEPKDVMNRALEYTTPLMPADKPRYLMGVGSPDSLIDGAIRGIDMFDCVLPTRIARNGTLMTSTGRLNIKNAAFKRDFGPIDDKCDCYTCTNYSRAYVHHLIRADETFGIRLTSYHNLQFLLNLMGQVRQAIREDRLGDFREEFFEAYGFNKPNAKNF, from the coding sequence ATGACAGCAGCAGTTACGTACGAACACATCAAAACCTGTAAACAAACAGGTGCACGACTTGGAATCGTCCATACACCGCACGGTTCTTTCGAAACACCGGCATTTATGCCAGTCGGAACGCAAGCGACCGTTAAAACCATGTCACCAGAAGAATTAAAAGCCATGAACGCTGGCATTATTTTAAGCAACACGTATCATTTATGGTTGCGTCCAGGGAATGACGTCATTAAAGAAGCGGGTGGATTGCATAAATTCATGAACTGGGATCGCCCGATTTTGACGGATTCTGGTGGTTTTCAAGTATTTTCACTAAGTGAATTCCGCAACATTAAAGAAGAAGGCGTTCATTTCCGTAACCACATGAACGGCGATAAATTATTTTTAAGTCCTGAAAAGGCTATGCATATTCAAAATGATTTGGGATCTGACATCATGATGGCCTTTGACGAATGTCCGCCCTTCCCGGCAACACACGAATACATGAAATCCAGTGTAGAGCGTACGTCGCGCTGGGCAGAACGTTGCCTTGAAGCGCATCAGCGTCCACAAGACCAAGCGTTATTTGGCATTATCCAAGGCGGCGAATTTGAAGACTTGCGTAAGCAAAGTGCACAAGACCTTGTGTCACTGGATTTCCCGGGTTACGCAATTGGCGGATTGTCAGTTGGTGAACCAAAAGACGTCATGAACCGTGCGTTAGAATATACAACACCGTTAATGCCAGCTGATAAGCCGCGTTATTTAATGGGGGTTGGTTCACCCGATTCACTTATCGACGGTGCCATTCGCGGCATTGATATGTTTGATTGTGTCTTACCGACACGGATTGCTCGAAACGGTACATTGATGACGAGCACCGGTCGTTTGAACATTAAAAACGCGGCGTTTAAGCGTGATTTTGGTCCAATTGATGACAAATGCGATTGTTACACATGCACAAATTATTCGCGTGCCTATGTTCATCACTTGATTCGCGCAGACGAAACATTCGGAATTAGGCTTACTAGTTATCATAACCTGCAATTTCTGTTAAACTTAATGGGACAGGTGCGTCAAGCAATTCGTGAAGACCGCCTGGGAGATTTCCGCGAAGAATTTTTCGAAGCGTACGGTTTCAACAAACCCAATGCTAAAAATTTCTGA
- a CDS encoding LapA family protein, with amino-acid sequence MKLQWLLLIGLIFAVIIAVFAVVNVEDVPVNYVFGEAEWPLILVILASALLGFLLSSVLAIMRNYQLQRKIKALQKEVAVKETLIATQQNEIGAYQKVGIQPEPQIVTNEPVVDDLREEPVVDTRKDEI; translated from the coding sequence ATGAAATTACAATGGCTACTTTTAATCGGACTTATTTTCGCAGTAATTATCGCCGTGTTTGCAGTTGTCAATGTGGAGGATGTACCCGTCAATTACGTATTTGGCGAAGCCGAATGGCCGTTGATCTTGGTAATTCTGGCATCAGCATTACTTGGATTCTTACTCAGCAGCGTGCTAGCTATTATGCGCAATTACCAGCTGCAACGTAAAATCAAAGCGCTTCAAAAAGAAGTGGCGGTAAAAGAAACGTTAATCGCTACACAACAAAACGAAATTGGTGCATACCAAAAAGTCGGCATCCAACCAGAACCCCAAATTGTTACAAACGAACCAGTAGTCGATGATTTACGAGAAGAACCAGTAGTTGATACAAGAAAAGATGAAATCTAA
- the yajC gene encoding preprotein translocase subunit YajC → METLIALSPLLLMFLLMWFFIIRPAQKRQKATKNMQTELRRGDRIVTIGGLHGLVDAVDDATIFITVADGTRLQFERQAIARVVDSAKATI, encoded by the coding sequence ATGGAAACGTTAATTGCGTTATCACCTTTACTATTGATGTTCTTGCTAATGTGGTTTTTCATCATCCGTCCTGCCCAAAAACGCCAAAAAGCAACAAAGAACATGCAGACAGAACTAAGACGTGGCGACCGCATTGTCACAATCGGCGGCTTACACGGCCTTGTGGATGCAGTTGATGATGCGACAATCTTCATCACCGTAGCGGATGGCACGCGCTTGCAGTTTGAGCGTCAAGCAATCGCACGTGTAGTGGATTCAGCAAAAGCAACAATCTAA
- the ruvB gene encoding Holliday junction branch migration DNA helicase RuvB, translating into MEDRIIDSEVTEFDDRFEQSLRPQYLSQYIGQHKVKHNLQIFIEAAKMRQESLDHVLLYGPPGLGKTTLAAVIANEMEVNVKMTSGPAIERPGDLAAIVSSLEPGDVLFIDEIHRLNRAIEEVLYPAMEDFCIDIVVGKGPTARSVRLDLPPFTLIGATTRAGALSAPLRDRFGVLSRLEYYDTEALTEIVVRSSKLFEADIDPNAAVEIARRSRGTPRIANRLLKRVRDYAQVRGTGSITMDMAEQALEMLQVDPLGLDHIDHKLLTGMIERFRGGPVGLDTIAASIGEESTTIEDVYEPYLLQIGFIQRTPRGRTVTQLAYEHFKMEMPE; encoded by the coding sequence ATGGAAGACCGCATTATAGACAGTGAAGTAACAGAGTTTGATGACCGCTTCGAGCAATCGCTGCGTCCCCAATACTTGTCTCAGTATATTGGGCAGCATAAAGTAAAACACAATTTGCAGATTTTCATTGAAGCTGCGAAAATGCGTCAAGAAAGTTTGGACCATGTCTTGTTATACGGGCCTCCTGGACTTGGCAAAACGACATTGGCTGCTGTTATCGCCAATGAAATGGAAGTAAATGTGAAAATGACGAGTGGGCCCGCAATCGAACGCCCCGGCGATTTAGCAGCGATTGTGTCGTCACTCGAGCCCGGAGACGTCTTGTTTATTGACGAAATCCACCGGTTAAACCGAGCAATTGAAGAAGTGTTGTACCCGGCGATGGAAGACTTTTGTATCGATATTGTCGTTGGTAAAGGACCTACTGCGAGATCGGTGCGTTTAGATTTACCACCCTTTACGTTAATCGGTGCGACGACACGTGCTGGTGCTTTATCAGCTCCACTTCGTGACCGTTTCGGAGTATTGTCTCGTCTTGAGTATTACGACACAGAAGCATTGACTGAAATTGTTGTCCGTAGTTCGAAACTGTTTGAAGCCGATATCGATCCGAATGCGGCTGTTGAGATTGCGCGTCGATCTCGTGGGACACCGCGTATTGCCAACCGCTTACTTAAGCGCGTACGTGATTATGCACAAGTTCGTGGAACGGGTTCGATTACGATGGACATGGCGGAACAAGCACTTGAAATGCTGCAAGTTGACCCACTCGGACTCGATCACATTGATCATAAATTATTAACAGGCATGATTGAACGCTTTCGCGGCGGTCCGGTTGGACTGGATACCATCGCTGCAAGTATTGGAGAAGAGTCGACGACCATTGAAGACGTCTACGAACCGTATTTGCTGCAGATTGGTTTTATTCAACGGACACCAAGAGGCCGCACTGTCACCCAACTTGCCTATGAACACTTTAAAATGGAGATGCCTGAATGA